A region of Trueperaceae bacterium DNA encodes the following proteins:
- a CDS encoding GTP-binding protein produces the protein MAKGVFERTKPHVNVGTIGHVDHGKTTLTAAITFAAAAADPSVVTQS, from the coding sequence ATGGCTAAGGGTGTTTTCGAGCGTACGAAGCCGCATGTGAACGTGGGGACGATCGGTCATGTTGATCATGGGAAGACGACGTTGACGGCGGCGATCACGTTCGCGGCGGCGGCGGCTGATCCGAGTGTGGTGACGCAGTCT